The genomic interval AGTGCGCCGGTCGGCAACGCAGCCGCCCGGCCGTCGTCGGCGTACGCCGTCAGCGCGGAAGGCCAGGTGCCGATCCCGAAGACGCCGTACGCCGAATCGCTCGACGGGAAGCGGCAGACGACGTCCGCGCTGGAGCTCCCGACGAACCCGCTGCTCTCGGTCCGGGCCGGTACGGCGACCGCGGGCAACGACTCGGCCTCGGTCGAGCTGTTCGACATCGTGGTCGGTCCCGACATCCTGAGCCAGGTGCAGATTCCGCCGGAGCTGAAGCAGCAGTGCGCGAGCCTGCCGAAGACCGGCGCCGACGACCTGCCGCTCCCGGACATCGCGCTGCCCGACCTCGGCCTGCCGCTGCCGAAGCTCAGCACCAAGGACCTGCCGGTCAAGAACCTCCCCGACCTGTGCAACCTGCTGCTCAACCCGCCGAAGTCGCTGCTCGCCATCGACTCGCTGAACGTCTACTGCTCGGGTGACTCCGGCGGCGTCGACCTCGGCACGGTGACGCTGCTCGGTCAGACCCTCAAGCTGCCGAGCACCAAGCAGGGTGCGTCCCTGCCGTCCAACCCGCTGGCGGCCATCAGCGTCAACAGCCAGGGCAAGCACTCGGACGGCTCGTTCACGATCACCGGCCTGAGCATCAACCTCGGCGGCGGCGCCGAGGTGATCAACCTGGCGTCGGCGACCTGCGCCAAGCCGGCCGCGAAGCCCATGCCGAAGCCGAAGCCCCAGCCGGACAACCCGGCTCCCCCGCAGCTCGACACCCCGCCGGCCGCGCCGGTGCCGACCCCGGTCAAGACCCACCAGCCGGTCACCGGCTAAGACACGAAGGCCCCGACCAGTTGGTCGGGGCCTTGTGTTAAAGCTTCACGCCCAGCAAGGCATCCACTGCCTGGGCAACCAGCGCAGGCGCCTCGTGGTCATCGCCTTCGCTCTCGGCCCACGCATCCACCGCAGCCAGCGCCGCCACCGTGTCCAGGTCGTTCGTCAGCGCAGCGCGTACGGCGTCCACGGCCGCCGCACCGTCCGGGCCGGCGCCACGCCCGATCGCGCCGCGCCAGACATCGAGCCGCGCCTGCGCATCGGTCAGATCCGACGCCGTCCAGAACCAGTCCGTGCGGTAGTGGTGCGTGAGCAGCGCCAGCCGGATCGCCATCGGGTCCGCGCCGGCCAGCCGCTCCTTCGACACCAGCACCAGGTTGCCCTTGGACTTCGACATCTTCTCGCCGTCGAGGCCGACCATCGCCTGATGCACGTACGCCCGCGCGAACGGATGCTCGCCGGTCGCGACCTGCGCACCGCTCGCCGACATCTCGTGGTGCGGGAAGATCAGGTCCGACCCACCGCCCTGGACGTCGAACGTCATCCCGAGGTACTTCAGTGCGATCGCCGAGCACTCCACGTGCCACCCGGGCCGGCCGCGGCCCAGCGCCGAGTCCCAGGCGGGCTCCCCCGGCCGCTCATGCCGCCAGAGCAGGCTGTCCAGCGGGTCCTGCTTGCCTTCCCGGTCCGGGTCGCCGCCGCGCTCCGCGAACAGCTCGGTCATCGTCTCGCGGTCGTAGTTGGACACGCCCCCGAACCGCGGGTCGGTCTTGACCGCGAAGTACAGGTCTCCGTCGACCGGGTATACGGCCCCGGCCCGGCGCAGGTCCTCGACCGCGTCCGCGACCAGGTCGATCGACTCGACCACGCCGATGTAGTCCTGCGGCGGGATCACGCGCAACGCGGTCATGTCGTCGCGGAAGAGCTGGATCTCGCGCGCCGCCAGGTCGGTCCACTCGACGCCGGTCGCCGTCGCCCGCTCGAGCAGCGGATCGTCGACGTCGGTGATGTTCTGCGTGTAGTGGACGTCGTACCCGTTGTCCCGCCACAGCCGGTTGATCAGGTCGAACGTCACGTACGTCGCGGCGTGGCCCATGTGCGTCGCGTCGTACGGTGTGATGCCGCACACGTACATCCGGGCAGTCGCGCTGTCGGTCGGGGGCACCTCGACCAGGCCGCGGGAGGCGGTGTCGTAGAGGCGCAGCCGCCGGGCCGGCCCGGGTACGACCGGGATGTCTGGTTTCGTCCACGCCTGCATGTGTCGGAGCTTATGCCAGTCCGATTTTCAATGACGCGACACGGTTCCAATCCGTGGTCCTGCCGGCGGCCCGACCCTTGCGGCCGCTAACGTCGCCCGCGATGAGCGCTGACTTCAGTCCCGAGTTCCAGGCGTACGGCGGCTGGATCGCCGCCGCCGCGATCCAGCAGCAGGACCTGTTCAACGAGGCGGTCGGATCCGGCACGCTGCAGGCCGACCTCGACGCCCGTACGCTCACCGGTGAGCGCGGCGTCCTCGGTGGGATCTCGCTGCTCGGGAGCTTCTCGGAGCTCGATCAGACCTGGCTGTGGGGCTGGGCGAACCCCGGCTTCGGCCCGGACGCGCCGGCTGTCGCGCCGACGGTGGCGGTGCGTGAGTTCGGCGGGCAGCACGGGATCGCGGAGTTCATTGCCGACAGCCCGGACCTGAGCGGGTTCCCGGAGCCGGCCCAGGCCGCAATCAAGCTCGCGATCACCGCCGGCGCCGTACTGGGTGGTCGGGGCGTCTGGTCGACCGCGATCAACGAGGGCCGCGGCCACGTGTACCTGCACGTCGCCGACGAGCAGCTGCCGCTGGCCGGGTTCGACCCGATCGCCACGCCTCGCCTGCTGATGACCGCCGTCAGCGTGTTCCCGTCCGATCACCGGCAGGTCGTCCGCGGCTACTTCCAGAACTTCGGCCTGCAGTACGACGAGGCGCCGGACGCGATCCGCGGTACGGCAGCCAACGGCAGCGTCATCGTCACATCGTTCGACGACCACGGCCGCCTCGGCAACGTGAGCGTGGAGCCGAGGACCTAGAACGCCGGCCAGGGGATCGCGGGCCAGTCGTCGCTCGGGTACGGAAAGACGCCGGTCTTCAGCAGGGTCGCGCAGCGTTCCCGGGTCGCGGTCAGCTCGACCGTGGTGATGAGCTCGCACAGTTGTTGCCCCAGGCCACCAGCGAGCCCGTCCGCCAGCCGCCGTACGTCGTCGAGCAGGGCGGGCGGGATCGGGTCACCGGCCCAGCCCCACAGCACCGTCCGGAGCTTGTCGTCGGCGTTGAACGTGACACCGTGATCCACGCCGTACACCCGGCCGTCGCCCGGGTTCAGCACGTGGCCGCCCTTGCGGTCGGCATTGTTGACCACGGCATCGAACACGGCCATCCGCCGCAACGCGTCGTTGTCCGCGTGCACCAGCGTCACCGGGTTGTGGCGGCCGTCGAGCGCTTCCAGCACGCCGACCCAGCCTTTCGGCACCTGGCCCTGCGGAACGATGTCGACCAGCTCGGTCTCCCCCGGTCCGAGCTCGGCCTCGTCGATCCACAACTGCACCATGCCTTCGCCGAGCGGCCCGTCCCGCAACAGCGTCGGCGGCACCACCGACCAGCCGAGCGCCTCGGAGACGACGTACGCCGCGAACTCCCGCTGGGCCAGCGTGCCATCGGGGAAGTCCCACAACGGCCGCTCCCCCTCGATCGGCTTGTAGACCACGGTCGCGGTCTCGCCGTCCAGGCTGACCGAGCCCTGGTAGGTGCCGTTCGACGCCGCGACCAGGCGGCCGTGCAACGACAGCTCCCCTAGAGCGAGGAGCTCCGGATCGATCGTCATTCCGGCAGATGCCTGCGGTAGCCGTTGGCACGCGGGCAGATGTGGCCGTCGGCGTCGATCGGACGGCCGCAGAACGGGCAGCTCGGGCGGCCGGACGCGACCAACGCCACCGCGCGCCGCGCGAACGCCCGGGCCTGCTCCTCGGTGATCCGGACGATGAACACCTCGGCGTCGTCGGACTCCATCGCGGCGGTGACCGGGTCGGTCTCCTCCAGGTCGGCCTGCTCACCGGTGACGACCGCGAACACCTCGATCACCACCCGCTCGGCGTCGGCCTCCCAGGCCAGCGTCATCGTGCCGGCCCGGAACTCCTCCTCGATCGGCTGCTCCAGCGGCGCGGTGTCGTCCACCGCGGTCTGC from Kribbella sp. NBC_00709 carries:
- the mshC gene encoding cysteine--1-D-myo-inosityl 2-amino-2-deoxy-alpha-D-glucopyranoside ligase, giving the protein MQAWTKPDIPVVPGPARRLRLYDTASRGLVEVPPTDSATARMYVCGITPYDATHMGHAATYVTFDLINRLWRDNGYDVHYTQNITDVDDPLLERATATGVEWTDLAAREIQLFRDDMTALRVIPPQDYIGVVESIDLVADAVEDLRRAGAVYPVDGDLYFAVKTDPRFGGVSNYDRETMTELFAERGGDPDREGKQDPLDSLLWRHERPGEPAWDSALGRGRPGWHVECSAIALKYLGMTFDVQGGGSDLIFPHHEMSASGAQVATGEHPFARAYVHQAMVGLDGEKMSKSKGNLVLVSKERLAGADPMAIRLALLTHHYRTDWFWTASDLTDAQARLDVWRGAIGRGAGPDGAAAVDAVRAALTNDLDTVAALAAVDAWAESEGDDHEAPALVAQAVDALLGVKL
- a CDS encoding DUF6882 domain-containing protein; translated protein: MSADFSPEFQAYGGWIAAAAIQQQDLFNEAVGSGTLQADLDARTLTGERGVLGGISLLGSFSELDQTWLWGWANPGFGPDAPAVAPTVAVREFGGQHGIAEFIADSPDLSGFPEPAQAAIKLAITAGAVLGGRGVWSTAINEGRGHVYLHVADEQLPLAGFDPIATPRLLMTAVSVFPSDHRQVVRGYFQNFGLQYDEAPDAIRGTAANGSVIVTSFDDHGRLGNVSVEPRT
- a CDS encoding SCO1664 family protein — encoded protein: MTIDPELLALGELSLHGRLVAASNGTYQGSVSLDGETATVVYKPIEGERPLWDFPDGTLAQREFAAYVVSEALGWSVVPPTLLRDGPLGEGMVQLWIDEAELGPGETELVDIVPQGQVPKGWVGVLEALDGRHNPVTLVHADNDALRRMAVFDAVVNNADRKGGHVLNPGDGRVYGVDHGVTFNADDKLRTVLWGWAGDPIPPALLDDVRRLADGLAGGLGQQLCELITTVELTATRERCATLLKTGVFPYPSDDWPAIPWPAF
- a CDS encoding DUF3090 family protein produces the protein MARVVHTYEDPERFVAGTVGEPGARTFFLQARAGQRLTSVACEKEQVMALAERLDVMLDEVARRFDRDPVTQTAVDDTAPLEQPIEEEFRAGTMTLAWEADAERVVIEVFAVVTGEQADLEETDPVTAAMESDDAEVFIVRITEEQARAFARRAVALVASGRPSCPFCGRPIDADGHICPRANGYRRHLPE